A stretch of DNA from Paenibacillus sp. FSL W8-0186:
CTGACGGTGTTCAAACTTAATATTAGATTAAATGAGCCTAAGTTGCTTGGCAACAAGAAAAAAACCAAATAGAGGCTGCTATAAAAATAGTAACTATGGTGATAGCCAATATCCAGGAAGATGGTATAATGCTTAATTAGCGGCTTCTAATAAGAAGTTCAACCAGAAGAAGGAGTTTACAAAAACATGTGGCTGTTATTCGCTTCTCTCGCTGCGATCAGTTTTGGTCTGCGCGGTATTTTGTATCATTGGTCATCCAAACAAGGAATGGATCGTAATTTGATGTTATTCGGCGTATTTTTTACTGGAGCCCTCGCTAGTTTAATAGGCAGCTTCCTGTTTGGGCAGAACTGGACGCTGAGCGCGCTTACGGGGGTATTTATGGGGGCGTTTTCATTCGTAGCAAATGCCTGCATGTTCCAAGGCTTCGCTGTCGGGAAACCTTCGATCATTGCGATTCTGACCGGACTTCCCCCCGTCGTTGTCGTTACGCTTGCCTACTTCTTGTGGGGGGAGACGCTGTCCCTGGGGCAGATGCTCGCGTTCTTTCTCATTGTTGCAGGGATTCTAACCGTCAGATATTCGAATGACCTGCGAATCGGGAATTTGCAGGGCGCACAATGGGGTCTGCTGGCCATGGTATTTTTCGGTTTAAATGATATGGCGGGCAAGATGTCGACACGTTTAGAAGCAGCGCTATTTCCAACATTGTTTTACATGTTCTCCGTCGGATCGGCCTGCTTTGCTGCTTGGTGGCTGATCGATAAAAATCGCAAACGGAAATTAGCAGTTTCCGGTACATACGGATCCTCTGCGCAGCTGGGCAAGTGGAATGAAAAACAAACTTTCTTCAGTGGCATGGCGATCGGCTTCACGAACTTTTTCGGAATGATCCTCATCATAACCGCCTTTAAATATGGTATTACGGGGCTCGTGTCGGCCGTTGTCGCCATGAATGTGCTATTAATTCTTCTTTATACTCGCATCTTCGTCAAAGAGAAATTTAGAAGGCTTGAAGTCATTGGCATGTCTATATGCATTGTTGGCATGATTGCCCTGCGAATTTTTTAACTGAATTTTGAAGCAAGAGTGGTATGTCTTTATGACATATCGCTCTTTTTTTCATTAAGCTAACAATAAATAACAATTTATATGTAAAATATAGTAATTAATAGATTGATATGTTATATTATGGCTAGGAATTGTTGTAATTAAATGGAAACTTCCTAACAACAATCCTAATTTAATGAAAGAAGGTGGTACTTGAAGCAGCCTGTCGGGATTTTTGTGGATATTATCGTATAGAAAGGAGGCAATGATATGATGGGAAAATGGTTGAAACGAAGCAGGATATTTTCATTCACATTAGTGTTAGCGCTTACAGGGAGTGCGGCGCTAACAAATGTGCCAAGCGCTCAAGCCGCTGCCTCGGATTATAACTACGCCGAAGCGTTGCAGAAATCGATTTATTTCTACGAGACACAGCGTTCTGGCAAATTGCCGGACAATAATCGCGTCGAATGGCGCGGCGATTCTGGGCTGAAGGACGGGGCTGACGTCGGTCATGATTTGACGGGCGGCTGGTACGACGCAGGCGATCATGTCAAATTCGGTTTTCCGATGGCTTACACCGCAACAATGCTTGCATGGTCCGTGTACGAGTACCGCGATGGATATGAGCAGTCCGGCCAGCTCGAATACATCCTGGATAATATCCGCTGGGCGACGGATTAT
This window harbors:
- a CDS encoding EamA family transporter; protein product: MWLLFASLAAISFGLRGILYHWSSKQGMDRNLMLFGVFFTGALASLIGSFLFGQNWTLSALTGVFMGAFSFVANACMFQGFAVGKPSIIAILTGLPPVVVVTLAYFLWGETLSLGQMLAFFLIVAGILTVRYSNDLRIGNLQGAQWGLLAMVFFGLNDMAGKMSTRLEAALFPTLFYMFSVGSACFAAWWLIDKNRKRKLAVSGTYGSSAQLGKWNEKQTFFSGMAIGFTNFFGMILIITAFKYGITGLVSAVVAMNVLLILLYTRIFVKEKFRRLEVIGMSICIVGMIALRIF